Proteins encoded within one genomic window of Paenarthrobacter sp. JL.01a:
- a CDS encoding amino acid ABC transporter ATP-binding protein, with the protein MSIIAARKQATTTAAQAVAETSAAASAGTASAGKAPAATAVQPVPTRGQVDITNVRKSFGATEVLKGVSLSVPPGGVAVIVGPSGSGKSTLLRTINHLEKVDGGYITIDGELVGYEVRGNKLHELREKDILKQRTNIGMVFQNFNLFPHLTALENVAEAPVVAQGRSKAEARKRGLELLDRVGLKDRADAYPRQLSGGQQQRVAIARALALDPKILLFDEPTSALDPELVNEVLDVIRELATSGTTLIVVTHEMGFARDVADTVVFMDDGVIVESGSPQDIFANPREERTRTFFSRVIEPAFNI; encoded by the coding sequence ATGAGCATCATCGCCGCACGCAAGCAAGCAACGACGACGGCGGCACAGGCTGTTGCTGAAACCTCGGCCGCCGCATCGGCCGGGACAGCTTCAGCCGGGAAAGCTCCGGCCGCAACGGCTGTGCAGCCGGTACCCACGCGCGGGCAGGTCGACATCACCAACGTCCGCAAGTCCTTCGGCGCCACGGAGGTCCTCAAGGGAGTGTCCCTCTCGGTTCCCCCGGGTGGTGTTGCAGTGATCGTGGGCCCGTCCGGCTCCGGCAAGTCCACCCTGTTGCGGACCATCAACCACCTGGAAAAGGTCGACGGCGGCTACATCACCATCGACGGCGAACTGGTGGGCTACGAGGTCCGCGGCAACAAGCTCCACGAACTGCGCGAGAAGGACATCCTCAAGCAGCGCACGAACATCGGCATGGTGTTCCAGAACTTCAACCTGTTCCCGCACCTGACTGCGCTGGAGAACGTGGCTGAGGCGCCGGTAGTGGCGCAAGGCCGTTCCAAGGCCGAAGCACGTAAGCGCGGACTGGAACTCCTGGACCGCGTGGGCCTGAAGGACCGTGCAGACGCCTACCCCCGCCAGCTTTCCGGTGGGCAGCAGCAGCGCGTTGCCATTGCCCGGGCACTGGCCCTTGATCCGAAGATCCTGCTCTTCGACGAGCCCACGTCCGCCCTGGACCCGGAGCTGGTCAACGAGGTCCTCGATGTCATCCGGGAACTCGCCACGTCAGGAACCACCCTCATTGTGGTGACCCACGAGATGGGCTTTGCCCGGGACGTCGCAGACACTGTGGTGTTCATGGACGACGGTGTGATCGTCGAGTCCGGCTCGCCCCAGGACATATTTGCCAACCCCCGCGAAGAACGTACCCGCACATTCTTCTCCCGAGTCATCGAACCGGCTTTCAACATCTAG
- a CDS encoding amino acid ABC transporter permease: protein MSAIAPPATADTAPPTPDYSEYKLVPARHPWRWVGTVVVAAGVAAIAWSLVTNPRWEWGVVAQWFTAQSVVTGLVETLKLTAISGVLGFVLGFILALMRLSASPLLVSVSWTFSWIFRSTPLLVQLLLWYNLGYLYEKISLGIPFTDVRFFEAQTTTLISQFAAAVLGLTLNQAAYSAEIIRGGILSVDQGQLEAASALGIPAWKRNTRIILPQAMRAILPNAFNEIIGLVKGTSIVYVLAYSELFYTVQVIYNRTQQVLPLLLVATLWYVVITSVLSIFQYYIERHFSKGAVRNLPLTPLQKARKFFASHAPASTTKDAR from the coding sequence ATGAGTGCAATCGCACCGCCTGCCACGGCGGACACTGCACCGCCCACCCCGGATTACTCCGAGTACAAGCTGGTGCCCGCCCGGCATCCCTGGCGTTGGGTGGGGACGGTGGTGGTCGCCGCCGGTGTAGCCGCGATCGCCTGGTCCCTTGTCACCAATCCCCGCTGGGAGTGGGGCGTGGTGGCCCAGTGGTTCACGGCGCAGTCAGTGGTCACCGGCCTTGTCGAGACGCTCAAGCTCACCGCAATCTCCGGCGTCCTTGGCTTCGTGCTCGGCTTCATCCTGGCGCTCATGCGTCTGTCGGCTTCGCCATTGCTGGTCTCGGTGTCCTGGACGTTCTCCTGGATTTTCCGCTCGACCCCGCTGCTGGTCCAGCTCCTGCTCTGGTACAACCTCGGCTACCTGTACGAGAAGATCAGCCTGGGCATCCCCTTCACCGATGTCCGCTTCTTCGAGGCGCAGACCACCACGCTGATCAGCCAGTTTGCTGCAGCCGTCCTGGGCCTGACGTTGAACCAGGCTGCCTATTCCGCGGAGATCATCCGTGGCGGCATCCTCTCCGTGGACCAGGGCCAGCTCGAGGCAGCCTCGGCTTTGGGCATCCCGGCATGGAAGCGCAATACCAGGATCATCCTGCCCCAAGCCATGCGCGCCATCCTTCCCAATGCCTTCAACGAGATCATCGGCTTGGTCAAGGGCACCTCGATTGTGTATGTCTTGGCCTACTCAGAGCTGTTCTACACGGTCCAGGTCATCTACAACCGCACCCAGCAGGTGCTGCCGCTGCTCCTGGTGGCGACGCTCTGGTACGTGGTCATCACCTCGGTGCTGAGCATTTTCCAGTACTACATCGAACGCCACTTCTCCAAGGGCGCCGTCCGGAACCTGCCGCTCACCCCGCTGCAGAAAGCGCGGAAATTCTTTGCAAGCCATGCTCCCGCCTCGACCACGAAGGACGCCCGATGA
- a CDS encoding FAD/NAD(P)-binding protein, translating into MPPRVPAIAFIGGGPRTAGVLERLAANRPDLFNGPLDIHVIEPHQPGSGRIWRFDQSPGLLLNSTAADVTMFTDDSVTCDGPSVQGPGLSAWAAGVLDGTIRDVPKLEPHLLAQLRELTPASFPTRQLQSKYLEWFFGRAVSALGPEVTVTVHQDTASAVSAATEGGHDDGSHRVRLAAGSEVVADVVVYALGHTDSVVDPESGRHSEFAARHGGFHAPPSYTTDVDYSGIEAGQDVIVSGMGLAFVDLLVLLFEGRGGRFEERPDGGLDYLPSGAEPRLWAGSRRGVPYHSKISSTLRTPVERPRYFTAAAIDALLAEHQELDFRVHLWPLIAKDAGYAYYRELFTGYPERVLGSWADFEARFDALDWYSQLREELVAVSVPDAALRLDLEKLDHPLIGCAFADHDAVQRAVTAYIQRDLDLRTGPDHSETLALFTALLYVYMDLGRLVPQERLNARSQQSIHGWWHGFFSFVDSGPPSHRLREMLALHRAGLLKFLGPGMWVRADESLGRFVAGSFQSPVVVDASAYIEARLPSASVERSANPALADLHDAGWGTEQRLLTSEGTHSTGKLLVSGNFEVLSPVGSPQQGLFAVGPWTSGWGAGAFARPNTNAAPFRENDALARRILESLTTAVPALQPN; encoded by the coding sequence ATGCCGCCACGAGTTCCCGCCATCGCCTTCATTGGCGGCGGTCCCCGCACGGCCGGTGTCCTGGAACGACTCGCAGCCAACCGGCCGGACCTGTTCAACGGCCCCCTGGACATCCACGTCATAGAACCCCACCAGCCCGGTTCCGGGAGGATCTGGCGCTTTGACCAGAGCCCGGGACTGCTTCTGAACTCCACCGCCGCGGACGTCACCATGTTTACCGATGACTCCGTCACCTGCGATGGCCCCTCCGTGCAGGGTCCCGGCCTTTCCGCGTGGGCCGCCGGCGTCCTGGACGGCACCATCCGCGACGTTCCCAAGTTGGAGCCGCACCTGCTGGCCCAGCTGCGCGAACTGACCCCGGCGTCGTTTCCCACACGCCAGCTCCAGAGCAAGTACCTTGAATGGTTCTTTGGCCGGGCAGTCAGCGCCCTCGGCCCCGAGGTGACGGTAACGGTCCACCAGGACACCGCCTCCGCCGTTTCGGCCGCCACTGAAGGCGGGCACGACGACGGTTCCCACCGCGTGCGGTTGGCCGCCGGCTCCGAGGTGGTCGCCGACGTCGTGGTGTACGCCCTGGGCCACACGGACTCCGTTGTTGACCCCGAGTCTGGCCGGCACAGCGAGTTCGCCGCCCGTCACGGCGGGTTCCATGCGCCGCCGTCGTACACCACCGATGTTGACTATTCGGGGATTGAGGCTGGCCAGGACGTCATCGTCTCCGGCATGGGCCTGGCGTTCGTTGACCTTCTCGTGCTGCTGTTCGAGGGCCGGGGCGGCCGCTTCGAGGAAAGGCCCGACGGCGGACTCGACTACCTGCCCTCCGGCGCCGAGCCGCGGCTCTGGGCAGGGTCACGACGCGGGGTGCCGTACCACTCCAAGATTTCCTCCACACTGCGCACGCCGGTGGAACGTCCGCGGTATTTCACCGCAGCAGCCATCGACGCCTTGCTTGCCGAGCATCAGGAACTGGATTTCCGGGTGCACTTGTGGCCGCTGATCGCCAAGGACGCGGGCTACGCCTACTACCGTGAGCTCTTCACCGGCTACCCGGAGCGGGTCCTGGGCTCCTGGGCCGACTTTGAAGCCCGCTTTGATGCCCTTGACTGGTACAGCCAGCTCCGGGAGGAACTCGTGGCGGTGTCCGTGCCGGATGCTGCCCTGCGCCTTGACCTGGAAAAGCTTGACCACCCGCTCATTGGCTGCGCCTTCGCCGACCACGACGCCGTCCAGCGGGCAGTTACCGCCTACATCCAGCGGGACCTCGACCTGCGCACCGGACCTGACCATTCCGAAACCCTGGCCCTGTTCACTGCCTTGCTGTATGTGTACATGGACCTTGGCCGGCTGGTCCCGCAGGAACGGTTGAATGCCCGGTCCCAGCAGTCCATCCATGGCTGGTGGCACGGTTTCTTCAGTTTCGTGGACTCGGGGCCGCCATCGCACCGACTTCGCGAAATGCTCGCCCTCCACCGGGCCGGACTCCTCAAATTCCTTGGGCCTGGCATGTGGGTTCGGGCGGACGAGTCCCTGGGCCGCTTCGTGGCGGGTTCGTTCCAGTCGCCGGTGGTGGTGGACGCGTCCGCGTACATTGAGGCCCGGTTGCCTTCAGCTTCCGTGGAACGTTCGGCGAACCCCGCCTTGGCGGACCTGCACGACGCCGGTTGGGGCACCGAACAGCGGCTGCTCACCTCCGAGGGCACACACTCGACGGGCAAGCTCCTGGTTTCCGGGAATTTCGAGGTCCTCTCACCGGTTGGAAGCCCACAGCAGGGTTTGTTCGCGGTGGGTCCCTGGACCTCGGGCTGGGGCGCGGGAGCGTTCGCACGTCCAAACACCAACGCAGCCCCCTTCCGGGAGAACGACGCCCTGGCCCGCAGGATCCTGGAATCCCTGACCACCGCCGTCCCAGCCCTCCAACCCAACTAG
- a CDS encoding GNAT family N-acetyltransferase: MTSTPTRPPSGLTVLSLPMRDPRVKPLLDELAVEYNTRYGDLFSSEGASEELNRYPAEEFAAPHGALIIIQENGESVAGGAFRRYDEHTAELKRIWTHSAHRRRGLARLVLAELENEARRRGYRKLYLTTGPRQPEAKNLYLATGYKALFDLAADPEDIKHLAFSKDLAKPS, encoded by the coding sequence ATGACCTCAACCCCAACCCGGCCGCCGTCGGGCCTTACCGTCCTCAGCCTGCCCATGCGGGACCCTCGCGTGAAGCCGCTCCTGGACGAGCTCGCCGTTGAATACAACACCCGCTACGGGGACCTGTTCAGCAGCGAAGGCGCATCGGAGGAACTGAACCGCTACCCCGCCGAAGAATTTGCCGCACCCCACGGCGCGCTGATCATCATCCAGGAGAACGGCGAATCCGTCGCCGGCGGCGCCTTCCGTCGCTACGATGAGCACACCGCTGAGCTCAAGCGGATCTGGACGCACTCGGCGCACCGCAGGCGCGGGCTGGCCCGTTTGGTCCTGGCGGAGCTTGAAAACGAGGCACGCCGGCGCGGCTACCGGAAGCTCTACCTGACCACCGGACCGAGGCAACCCGAGGCCAAGAACCTCTACCTCGCCACGGGGTACAAAGCCCTGTTCGACCTCGCCGCCGACCCCGAGGACATCAAGCATTTGGCCTTCAGCAAGGATCTTGCCAAGCCCAGCTAA
- a CDS encoding DUF853 domain-containing protein — MAKKTTAEKLATIQEGYTLEGATIELGAAIVDGEVHKEAQVRLPLAMMNRHGLVAGATGTGKTVTLHMIAEQLSTAGVPVFLADIKGDLSGLATPATGSEKLTARTSALGQDWQARNFPVEFLSLGGDGNGIPVRATITSFGPILLSRIMDLNDTQESSLQLIFHFADQKNLELIDLKDLRAVIQFLTSDEGKAELAELGGLSKATAGVILRELIALEAQGMEKFFGEPEFDTAELLRTAPDGRGVVSCLELPTLQTKPLLFSTFLMWLLADLFEDLPEAGDLDKPKLVFFLDEAHLLFNDASKAFLEAITTTVRLIRSKGVGIFFVTQTPKDVPADVLGQLANRVQHALRAFTPEDAKALKATVSTFPVSDYDLEETLTSAGIGEAVITVMNEKGAPTPVALTRLRAPESVMGPSEDELIKSTIAASSLLAKYGTAVDNLSAYEKLNGKTAAPTGDAAPGQPPVPSSGSPASPGGTSQADIDAEARRIEEEILGRPSSRPASSTPDSFPAPPAPVPVPQQAPQAPQDNVFGDIAGALGGALGGGLKSMVRSMGTQLGRDLMRGVFGTSSRRRR, encoded by the coding sequence ATGGCCAAGAAAACCACTGCGGAAAAACTCGCCACCATCCAAGAGGGTTACACCTTGGAAGGGGCCACCATAGAACTCGGCGCCGCAATTGTGGACGGTGAAGTCCATAAGGAGGCCCAGGTCAGACTGCCACTGGCCATGATGAACAGGCACGGCCTGGTGGCGGGCGCCACGGGCACCGGCAAGACCGTCACGCTGCACATGATCGCCGAACAGCTTTCGACGGCGGGCGTCCCGGTTTTCCTCGCGGACATCAAGGGTGATCTTTCCGGTTTGGCGACGCCGGCCACTGGCAGTGAGAAGCTGACGGCGCGTACGTCCGCGCTCGGACAGGACTGGCAGGCCAGGAATTTCCCAGTGGAATTCCTTTCCTTGGGCGGAGACGGCAACGGCATCCCCGTCCGCGCCACCATTACGTCGTTCGGGCCCATCCTGCTCTCGCGCATCATGGACCTCAACGACACCCAGGAGTCCAGCCTCCAGCTGATCTTCCACTTCGCGGACCAGAAGAACCTTGAACTGATCGACCTCAAGGACCTTCGTGCTGTCATCCAGTTCCTCACCTCGGATGAAGGCAAAGCCGAACTCGCTGAACTCGGCGGCCTTTCCAAGGCCACCGCGGGTGTGATCCTGCGCGAGTTGATCGCCCTGGAAGCGCAGGGCATGGAGAAGTTCTTCGGCGAACCCGAATTCGATACCGCCGAGTTGCTCCGCACGGCACCGGACGGCCGCGGTGTGGTCAGCTGTCTGGAACTGCCTACGCTGCAGACCAAGCCTCTCCTCTTCTCCACCTTCCTCATGTGGCTCCTGGCCGATCTGTTTGAGGACCTCCCCGAAGCAGGAGACCTCGACAAACCCAAGCTGGTGTTCTTCCTGGACGAAGCCCACTTGCTCTTCAACGACGCATCCAAGGCCTTCCTTGAAGCCATCACCACCACCGTCCGGCTGATCCGTTCCAAGGGCGTGGGCATCTTCTTCGTCACCCAGACCCCCAAGGATGTTCCGGCCGACGTCCTGGGGCAGTTGGCCAACCGCGTGCAGCACGCCCTCCGCGCCTTCACGCCCGAAGACGCCAAGGCCCTCAAGGCCACCGTGTCCACTTTCCCGGTGAGCGACTATGACCTCGAAGAGACCCTCACCTCGGCCGGAATCGGTGAAGCCGTCATCACCGTCATGAACGAGAAGGGCGCACCAACACCCGTGGCCCTGACCCGGCTGCGTGCGCCGGAATCCGTTATGGGTCCCAGCGAAGATGAGCTCATCAAGAGCACCATTGCTGCCTCGTCCCTCCTGGCCAAGTACGGGACAGCGGTGGACAACCTTTCGGCCTACGAGAAACTCAACGGCAAGACAGCAGCGCCCACAGGGGATGCCGCGCCGGGCCAGCCGCCGGTTCCGTCCTCCGGCTCACCGGCTTCGCCTGGCGGCACTTCCCAAGCCGACATCGATGCAGAGGCTCGCCGGATCGAGGAAGAAATCCTAGGCCGGCCGAGTTCGCGCCCCGCATCGTCAACGCCCGATTCCTTCCCGGCGCCACCCGCTCCCGTACCGGTCCCGCAGCAGGCCCCGCAGGCCCCCCAGGACAACGTGTTCGGTGACATTGCAGGAGCTCTGGGCGGAGCATTGGGAGGCGGTTTGAAGAGCATGGTCCGGTCCATGGGTACCCAGCTCGGCCGTGACCTCATGCGCGGTGTTTTCGGCACATCTTCACGCCGTCGACGCTAG
- a CDS encoding NHL domain-containing thioredoxin family protein translates to MSESVRTQHRVRASELEGRGWLNTGGKSLGLESLRGKIVLLDFWTFCCINCLHVLDELRPLEEKYSDVLVTVGVHSPKFEHEADPVALASAVERYEIHHPVLDDPELATWKAYTARAWPTLVVVDPEGYIVAHLSGEGHADGLAVLLEELVAEHEAKGTLHRGNGPYVAPEPTSGTLRFPGKATQLANGNYLVVDSGHHRLVELRPDLETVERVIGSGTKGYLDGQSEIAQFNEPQGVTLLPSELAWKLGYDAVVADTVNHRLRGVTLSSGYVQTIAGNGVQRLLDTGPARVTDSGAGTWSEHHDDGPADFAGDAVDVGALGLGTEVSLSSPWDVVWSEKLQKVVIAMAGTHQIFAYDPLANEVSILAGSGLEGLLDGKAEEAWFAQSSGLAIDGEDNIWVADSETSSLRRLVINDSGVTVETAVGKGLFDFGFRDGEASEARLQHPLGVTVLPDNSVAIADTYNGAVRRYDPATKSVSTLARGLAEPSDVVVVQVEGSDPLLVVVESNKHQLVLVPIPKEALQVDEGASQTQRPKSPVTPGTLELAVRFKAPTGQKLDDRWGDPTQMKISSTPPELLVSGGGTSVGLLRTLELSADVPEGILHITARAAACDGPETEDGEIPDHAACHLYQQDWGIPVVLQADGESELVLDLRGMD, encoded by the coding sequence ATGAGCGAATCCGTACGTACCCAACACCGGGTCCGGGCCTCCGAACTCGAGGGCCGCGGCTGGCTCAATACGGGTGGCAAGTCCCTGGGCCTCGAGTCCCTGCGCGGCAAGATTGTGCTGCTCGATTTCTGGACCTTCTGCTGCATCAACTGCCTGCACGTGCTCGATGAGTTGCGCCCCCTGGAAGAGAAGTACTCGGACGTCTTGGTGACCGTCGGCGTGCACTCGCCCAAGTTCGAGCATGAGGCAGACCCCGTCGCATTGGCATCGGCTGTTGAGCGCTACGAGATCCACCACCCGGTCCTGGACGACCCCGAGCTCGCCACCTGGAAGGCCTACACGGCCCGCGCATGGCCCACGCTGGTGGTCGTGGATCCAGAGGGTTACATCGTGGCCCATCTTTCCGGTGAGGGCCACGCAGACGGCCTCGCTGTCCTTCTCGAAGAACTCGTCGCCGAACACGAAGCGAAGGGGACCCTCCACCGCGGCAACGGCCCATACGTGGCCCCGGAGCCAACGTCGGGCACCCTGCGGTTCCCCGGCAAGGCAACCCAGCTCGCCAACGGCAACTACCTCGTAGTGGACTCCGGCCATCACCGTTTGGTGGAATTGCGTCCCGACCTGGAAACCGTCGAGCGCGTGATCGGCTCCGGTACCAAGGGCTACCTGGACGGGCAATCCGAAATTGCACAGTTCAACGAACCGCAGGGTGTCACTTTGCTGCCGTCCGAACTTGCCTGGAAGCTCGGCTACGACGCGGTTGTGGCGGACACCGTCAACCACCGCCTCCGTGGCGTGACACTAAGTTCGGGCTACGTGCAGACGATCGCCGGCAACGGCGTGCAAAGGCTGCTGGACACCGGCCCCGCCCGTGTCACCGATTCCGGTGCCGGTACCTGGTCCGAACATCACGACGACGGTCCGGCTGACTTTGCCGGGGACGCCGTGGATGTGGGAGCGCTGGGTCTTGGTACCGAGGTTTCGCTGTCCTCCCCTTGGGATGTCGTGTGGAGCGAAAAGCTTCAGAAGGTCGTCATCGCGATGGCCGGCACCCACCAGATCTTCGCTTACGACCCGCTGGCCAACGAGGTCTCAATCCTTGCCGGCTCAGGTCTGGAAGGCTTGCTTGACGGCAAGGCGGAGGAAGCCTGGTTCGCCCAGTCCTCGGGCTTGGCGATCGACGGCGAAGACAACATCTGGGTAGCCGACTCGGAGACCTCATCCCTGCGCCGTCTTGTCATCAACGATTCCGGTGTCACGGTGGAAACCGCTGTGGGCAAGGGTCTGTTCGATTTCGGCTTCCGTGATGGCGAGGCTTCCGAAGCCCGCCTGCAGCACCCCCTCGGAGTGACGGTGCTGCCGGATAACTCCGTGGCGATTGCCGACACGTACAACGGAGCTGTGCGCCGCTACGACCCCGCTACCAAGTCCGTCTCTACACTGGCGCGGGGCCTTGCCGAGCCGAGTGACGTCGTCGTGGTCCAAGTCGAAGGCAGCGACCCGCTGCTGGTGGTGGTTGAGTCGAACAAGCACCAGCTTGTCCTGGTGCCGATTCCCAAGGAAGCCCTCCAGGTGGACGAAGGTGCATCGCAAACGCAGCGTCCCAAGAGTCCGGTGACCCCCGGAACACTCGAGCTTGCGGTGCGCTTCAAGGCTCCCACCGGGCAGAAACTCGATGACCGCTGGGGCGATCCCACCCAAATGAAGATTTCCTCCACCCCGCCTGAGCTGTTGGTTTCCGGCGGGGGGACATCGGTGGGCCTTCTGCGGACGCTGGAACTCTCGGCGGATGTTCCCGAGGGCATCCTGCACATCACCGCCCGCGCTGCCGCATGCGATGGGCCCGAAACCGAAGACGGCGAGATCCCGGACCACGCCGCGTGCCACCTGTACCAGCAGGATTGGGGCATTCCCGTGGTCCTGCAGGCCGACGGCGAGTCCGAGCTGGTCCTCGACCTCCGCGGGATGGACTAA
- a CDS encoding cytochrome c oxidase assembly protein: MPSARSSATAPSSPPKPGARGGSAVAGISLPWQLAGLAVLFLALAAALIFSGASAARQVSDPGALVRWGLPFAKAIHNVSVATVIGGLIFAVGILPKNLGGSRSREKDADAPEHPAFARALAVAAAAGAAWTLSAVAVLVLTYADVAGQSLSGDAEFTRSLVYFMTDIETGKAWLAVTIIAAVVTTALFGVRSLTGLAFTLVLALIGLIPTALIGHSSSSSDHEGAINSLGLHLVGVSTWVGGIIMLAVLSGLLTGSRQAGTADITEQTLRRFSSLAGFAFVLVFASGVINAAIRVTNPADLFGSSYGQLIVAKALATLVLGGIGFMHRQWVIPQLGKNGSMSARRVLWQLVLVELLVMGATSGLAVALGRSAPPQPTTYAPDASPSFILSGYELPPELTPARWLTEWRFDWLWVGVALFGAVSYIMGIVKIRRRGDRWSAFRTVNWMIGLVVLTYITSGPPAVYGRVLFSAHMVDHMALTMVAPIFLVLGTPVTLALRALPTRGEGAHGSRGLREWLLLFVHSRFSQVVTHPLFAAANFAGSIVLFYYSDLFGLAMREHVGHELMNLHFLLTGYIFVLSMIGSDPLPRRAPYPMRLLLLLATMGFHAFFGVSIMGGTGLLAADYFGDLGRAWGPTALGDQQLGGAVAWGIGEIPTLLVAIGVAVMWSRSDEREKRRVDRAADRNNDADLSAYNDMFARLAERDAKLSGRTARATTAAPAVRPTNDNSGQSDPNTKLEGR, encoded by the coding sequence GTGCCATCAGCAAGAAGTTCCGCAACTGCCCCTTCGTCTCCTCCCAAGCCGGGAGCGCGGGGAGGCTCTGCCGTCGCGGGGATTTCGCTCCCTTGGCAGTTGGCGGGATTGGCCGTTCTGTTCCTCGCTCTTGCCGCCGCGTTGATCTTCTCCGGCGCCTCGGCTGCCCGCCAGGTTTCGGACCCCGGTGCCTTGGTGAGGTGGGGCCTTCCGTTTGCCAAGGCCATCCACAACGTCTCGGTAGCCACCGTGATCGGCGGCCTGATCTTCGCGGTAGGCATCCTGCCCAAGAACCTCGGAGGATCCCGTTCGCGGGAGAAGGACGCCGACGCGCCTGAGCATCCGGCCTTTGCCAGGGCCCTCGCGGTGGCCGCCGCAGCAGGCGCGGCGTGGACGTTGTCCGCAGTGGCAGTCCTCGTCCTGACGTACGCGGACGTCGCAGGCCAGTCACTGTCCGGTGATGCCGAGTTCACCCGTTCGCTGGTCTACTTCATGACCGACATCGAAACGGGCAAAGCCTGGCTTGCCGTAACGATTATCGCTGCCGTGGTCACCACGGCCCTGTTCGGGGTCCGCTCCCTGACCGGTCTGGCGTTCACGCTCGTGCTCGCGTTGATCGGGCTGATCCCCACAGCACTCATCGGCCATTCCTCGAGTTCAAGCGACCACGAGGGCGCCATCAATTCCCTGGGCCTGCACTTGGTGGGCGTCTCCACTTGGGTTGGCGGCATCATCATGCTGGCGGTCCTGTCGGGCCTCCTTACCGGCTCACGCCAGGCGGGAACTGCGGACATTACAGAGCAGACCCTCCGTCGTTTCTCCTCCTTGGCAGGCTTCGCTTTTGTCCTGGTGTTCGCTTCGGGCGTCATCAATGCTGCCATCCGGGTCACCAACCCCGCAGACCTGTTCGGCTCGTCGTACGGCCAACTCATTGTTGCCAAGGCTCTGGCCACGCTGGTGCTGGGTGGCATCGGTTTCATGCACCGGCAATGGGTTATTCCGCAGCTCGGGAAGAACGGATCCATGTCTGCCCGCCGGGTGCTGTGGCAACTGGTTTTGGTTGAGCTGCTGGTGATGGGCGCGACGTCGGGACTTGCCGTTGCGCTCGGTCGCTCGGCTCCGCCGCAGCCCACCACCTACGCGCCCGATGCCTCGCCGTCGTTCATCCTGTCCGGGTACGAGCTGCCACCGGAGCTGACCCCTGCGCGTTGGCTGACCGAGTGGCGCTTTGACTGGCTGTGGGTGGGCGTTGCCTTGTTCGGCGCCGTCTCCTACATCATGGGCATCGTCAAGATCCGCCGGCGCGGAGACCGGTGGTCTGCCTTCCGCACCGTGAACTGGATGATCGGCCTGGTGGTCCTGACCTACATCACGTCCGGCCCGCCCGCCGTCTACGGCCGGGTTCTGTTCTCCGCGCATATGGTGGACCACATGGCCCTCACCATGGTGGCGCCCATCTTCCTGGTTCTCGGCACCCCCGTGACGCTGGCCCTGCGCGCGCTGCCAACCCGCGGCGAGGGTGCCCACGGCTCCCGCGGCCTGCGCGAGTGGCTGCTGCTCTTCGTGCACTCCCGGTTCTCGCAGGTGGTGACGCACCCCTTGTTCGCGGCTGCCAACTTCGCGGGCTCCATTGTCTTGTTCTACTACTCGGACCTCTTCGGCCTGGCCATGCGGGAGCACGTTGGCCACGAGCTCATGAACCTGCACTTCCTGCTGACCGGATACATCTTTGTCCTGAGTATGATCGGCAGCGACCCCCTGCCTCGCCGTGCGCCCTACCCAATGCGCCTGCTGCTCCTTCTGGCGACCATGGGATTCCACGCCTTCTTCGGGGTGTCCATCATGGGCGGCACCGGCCTGCTCGCGGCAGACTACTTCGGCGACCTGGGCCGTGCCTGGGGTCCCACGGCCTTGGGAGACCAGCAACTGGGCGGCGCAGTGGCCTGGGGCATTGGTGAAATTCCCACGCTGCTGGTGGCCATCGGCGTGGCGGTCATGTGGTCACGGTCCGATGAACGGGAGAAGCGCCGGGTGGACCGCGCGGCCGACAGGAATAACGACGCCGATCTCAGTGCTTACAACGATATGTTTGCCCGGCTGGCTGAGCGTGATGCCAAGCTGTCGGGCCGCACAGCCAGGGCCACAACCGCAGCCCCGGCTGTGCGCCCCACGAACGACAATTCCGGGCAGAGTGACCCGAACACCAAGCTGGAAGGACGCTGA
- a CDS encoding HU family DNA-binding protein — protein sequence MAKNRSELVAEVAGKAGTSQAAVNSVLDALFEVFETSVAAGEKITIPGWLAVERTDRAARTGRNPQTGETIQIAAGHSVKLTAGSKLKAAVAKKK from the coding sequence ATGGCTAAGAACCGTAGTGAACTCGTTGCAGAGGTAGCAGGCAAGGCTGGCACCAGCCAGGCAGCAGTCAACTCCGTGCTCGATGCACTGTTCGAAGTTTTCGAGACTTCTGTCGCTGCCGGCGAGAAGATCACCATCCCGGGCTGGCTCGCCGTTGAGCGCACCGACCGTGCAGCCCGCACCGGCCGCAACCCGCAGACCGGCGAAACCATCCAGATCGCAGCAGGCCACAGCGTCAAGCTGACCGCTGGCTCCAAGCTGAAGGCAGCTGTCGCCAAGAAGAAGTAA